DNA sequence from the Bacillota bacterium genome:
ATGTGCCAGCAAATGGCCAAAGATCACCAGAATGATATACAGATGCTGATGAAACACATTAATTCAGCAACAATGCAATAATTGGAGGTGGGAATAATGAGAAGTATAACTGATAAGGAAATTGTAAATGTACTATTGGACCAGCATAAACTTAGTGCAACATCTTTAACTAATTTAGTCCTTGAAAGTGTAAACCAGAACCTGAGAAATGATGTGACGAATATACTAAACAAGACTTTCAAACATCAAAAGCAGATATTTGATTTTATGACACAAAAAGGCTGGTACCAGGTGCAAAGCGCAAGTCAACAGCAAATATCCCAGGCACAGCAGGAAATGGGCAGGATTCAACAAACTTTTACTATGTAAAGTAAAAGATATTACGCTAATGGAGGATAACTATGAAGTGTAAAGATTGTATAAATTTCAGGCAGTCAAGCAGGATGGAATCCGGAAGGGAGATTTCACCCGGAATAAAGTCAGAAAAAGGAACATGCAGTATAAACAATGCGAGGTGCAAAGCTGAGGATGAGTGCAGATACGGAGGTTTCTCCCAAAAGTAAACTGTAACGAGGAAGGACTGAGGCTGTTTTAAAAGAAAGACAGCCTCAATTTTTTTATAATACTTTTTAATAATTTAATTTGTTATGCAGTTATATTCAAGAACTGTTGTTACATATAAATACATAGGTGTATAGGTGTGATGAATATGCGACGAATACTTTTGCCGTTTATTATTTTAATAATTATTGCCATTCCGTTGGAAAAAGCTTGGGCAGACGATTATCCGGAAGAGGCAATCGATTTAGACCTTTTTAATATAGATGATTGCAGTGTATCTACAGGACAAGTTCCTATAATAAATGCCGCTGCTGCAATAGTTATGGATATGGAAACAGGAAGGGTGCTGTTTGAAAAAAATGCTTATGCAAAGCTTCCTATTGCCAGTACCACTAAAATAATGACAGGAATTATCGCCATAGAAATGGGCAATTTGGATGATGAGGTTACAGTAAGTAAACAGGCAAGCGAGATATGGGGTTCTGATATTGGTTTGCAACCCGGTGAAAAGCTAAAGTTGAGGGATTTATTATACGGACTTATGCTCAGTTCGGGAAATGATGCTGCCATAGCTATTGCAGAACATATAGGAGGTACTCTGGAAAATTTTCTGGAAATGATGAACAGAAAGGCAAAGCTAATTGGAGCAAGAAACACAAATTTTAAGTCACCCCACGGGCTTGATATGGAAGGCCACTACTCTACTGCCTACGACCTTGCGCTAATAGCCAAATATGCCCTCGCGAATCCCGTTTTTTCAAAAATTGTTGCGACAAAAGAGGCTGTGATACCAAAAAGAAATCTACATAATACCAATGAAATGCTGGACTTGTACCCGGGAGCTGATGGAGTCAAGACAGGTTATACCGGAAAGGCAGGAAGATGCCTTGTAACATCTGCCACAAGAGAAGGTTGGAGAATAATTTCCGTAGTACTTAATTGTTCCAGTAGATACACACGAGCACAGAGCAGTAAGAAAATACTGGACTATGCTTTTAACAATTATATAAGGTATACTTTGCTTGAACCGGGAGAAATTATTGGACAATTGCCTGTAGTTAAAGGCTTGGATGAAAATGTGCCCATAGGGACAGTAGATAAAATAATATATCCGTTAACAAAGGATGAGCTAGAAAGATTGGAAAAGAAGGTATTACTTCCTGAGAGCTTGAATGCTCCAATTTTTGGTGGAATGGATGCGGGGTATATAAAGTTTATGCTGGATGGAAAAGTTTTAGCCGAGTCTAAACTAAAAGTATGGAATGACGTGGCAAGGAAAGACTTTAAGTATTACTTGGATGAAATAATTAGGCAATGGTTGAAATTGGTTAAAACATTTTTCTTGATATAAGCTATTTTTCTAAAAAAAATCCAACTTTGTCTAAAAAGAAGCACCACCTACTTTAAGTAATTTGTGATAAATTAATTAATAGAATGAGGTGTTGCTAAATATGGGGTCTGTAAAAAGTGTAAATAGTTTTAAAAAATTTAATAAGTACAAGTATCTCTTTCTTTTGTTGACACCGGCACTTATTTTGACGTTTATATTCCATTACGTCCCAATGTATGGAATTATTATTGCTTTCAAGGACTATAAAATGATAAAGGGAATACTGGGAAGTGATTGGGCTGGATTTACTCACTTTCAGACCATGTTCACTTCTCCAAGCTTTTTTGAAATTTTAAGAAATACAATTATCATAAGCTTATATAGACTGATATTTGGATTTCCGGCTCCTATTATTTTAGCCCTTATGCTTAATGAAATCATGCATAATAAATATAAAAAGATTATTCAGACAATTTCATATTTGCCACATTTTATGTCATGGGTAGTTATAGGAGGTATACTGAGAGAAGTACTTTCTCCACAGCGTGGTATTGTAAACTACTTGATACAATTACTGGGAGGAAAGTCGATTTATTTTCTTGCAGACCCTTTGTGGTTCAGGACAGTGCTAATTATTAGCGGAATCTGGCAGAGTGTGGGATGGGGTAGTATAATATATTTGGCATCAATAGCAAATATTGACATTGAGATGTATGAAGCAGCGATAATTGATGGCGCAAACAGGTTCCAACAAGCTTTCCATATTACAGTACCAATGATGTATCCGGTTATAACAGTTCTTCTGATATTAAGTATTGGTAATATTCTTAATGCAGGATTTGACCAGATATTTAATCTCTATACACCCCTTGTATATCGTGTTGCAGATATAATTGATACGTATATATACAGGAGAGGGCTGATAGAAAGTGACTATGGATTTGCTACTGCTGTAGGTCTTTTTAAAAATGTCATAGGTTTTTTTCTTGTAATAGGAACTAATTTTATAACAAAAAGAATATCCGAATATGGAGTATGGTAAGGTGGTAATTATGTATAATAGTACAAGAAGGATAAAATTCAATCTGTTTGATATAATTAACTATATGTTTATGTTTATTTTTGCTTTCAGCATAATATATCCATTTTGGGACATGCTGATGAAGTCATTTTCTACTCCTGCTGAAGCTACTAAAGTAGGATTTAATCTATTTCCAAAAGAGTTAACTTTTGCAGCGTATAAGGCTGTATTTCTAGGAAGTGACATAGCTATAGGTTATTTTAATACAATTTTCAGGACATTTTTTGGTACATTACTTTTTCTTTTGGTAACGGTAAGCGCAGCATTTGCTCTCTCTAAAAAGGATTTACCCTGTAGAAATACAATTACATTTTTTTTCTTATTTACAATGTTCTTTAGCGGGGGGTTGATACCAAGCTATATACTTATGAAATGGCTTCATCTTATAGATTCCAGGTGGGCGCTTATTATACCTGGAATGTTTAATGTATTTAACATGGTGATTATCAGGAACTATATGCAGTCAATTGACAAAAGCCTGGAAGAATCAGCTTCAATGGACGGTGCTAATCATATATATATATTATTTAAAATCATTGTTCCTGTGTGTAAGCCAATTTTGGCAACTGTTGCATTGTGGACAATTGTAGGCCATTGGAATGCATGGTTTGATGCCATGATATATATTAATACTAATAAAAAACAGGTACTTCAAATATTCTTAAGAAAAATATTAATACAATATGACAACCTTGAAGTAACAAAATTTTTACAGGCATCGGGGCAGAACATTAATGACTTTACACCGGATTCTCTTAAAGCCGCATTTATGTATATAACAATAACGCCGATACTTTTTGCATACCCTTTACTTCAGAAGTATTTTGTAAAGGGTATTATGATTGGCTCATTAAAAGGATAGGTATATTGAAAGCCATATTTACACTAATTACAATGCAGTAATTATAATAATTTAAATAATTTAAAGAACTG
Encoded proteins:
- a CDS encoding D-alanyl-D-alanine carboxypeptidase; its protein translation is MNMRRILLPFIILIIIAIPLEKAWADDYPEEAIDLDLFNIDDCSVSTGQVPIINAAAAIVMDMETGRVLFEKNAYAKLPIASTTKIMTGIIAIEMGNLDDEVTVSKQASEIWGSDIGLQPGEKLKLRDLLYGLMLSSGNDAAIAIAEHIGGTLENFLEMMNRKAKLIGARNTNFKSPHGLDMEGHYSTAYDLALIAKYALANPVFSKIVATKEAVIPKRNLHNTNEMLDLYPGADGVKTGYTGKAGRCLVTSATREGWRIISVVLNCSSRYTRAQSSKKILDYAFNNYIRYTLLEPGEIIGQLPVVKGLDENVPIGTVDKIIYPLTKDELERLEKKVLLPESLNAPIFGGMDAGYIKFMLDGKVLAESKLKVWNDVARKDFKYYLDEIIRQWLKLVKTFFLI
- a CDS encoding sugar ABC transporter permease, which translates into the protein MGSVKSVNSFKKFNKYKYLFLLLTPALILTFIFHYVPMYGIIIAFKDYKMIKGILGSDWAGFTHFQTMFTSPSFFEILRNTIIISLYRLIFGFPAPIILALMLNEIMHNKYKKIIQTISYLPHFMSWVVIGGILREVLSPQRGIVNYLIQLLGGKSIYFLADPLWFRTVLIISGIWQSVGWGSIIYLASIANIDIEMYEAAIIDGANRFQQAFHITVPMMYPVITVLLILSIGNILNAGFDQIFNLYTPLVYRVADIIDTYIYRRGLIESDYGFATAVGLFKNVIGFFLVIGTNFITKRISEYGVW
- a CDS encoding spore coat protein; translated protein: MRSITDKEIVNVLLDQHKLSATSLTNLVLESVNQNLRNDVTNILNKTFKHQKQIFDFMTQKGWYQVQSASQQQISQAQQEMGRIQQTFTM
- a CDS encoding carbohydrate ABC transporter permease — translated: MYNSTRRIKFNLFDIINYMFMFIFAFSIIYPFWDMLMKSFSTPAEATKVGFNLFPKELTFAAYKAVFLGSDIAIGYFNTIFRTFFGTLLFLLVTVSAAFALSKKDLPCRNTITFFFLFTMFFSGGLIPSYILMKWLHLIDSRWALIIPGMFNVFNMVIIRNYMQSIDKSLEESASMDGANHIYILFKIIVPVCKPILATVALWTIVGHWNAWFDAMIYINTNKKQVLQIFLRKILIQYDNLEVTKFLQASGQNINDFTPDSLKAAFMYITITPILFAYPLLQKYFVKGIMIGSLKG